In Candidatus Bipolaricaulota bacterium, the genomic window GCTCCCACTGAGATCGCCGCACCGGGAACTGACGCCCTGGCGGTGGCGCACGCCAACGCCCTCGATCGGATCGTCCTCGACGACGGGAGTTCGACCAAGAACCCTGATCCGATCCCCTATCCGGCTTCCGGGCTCTCCGCGACCGACACCTTGCGGGACGGAGATGCAATCCAGGGGGTGCAAGGGGTCGTCACCTATTCCTACGGGTCTTATCTCATCGAGCCGATCACCCCACCGGAGTTCCTGTTCCTCAACCCGAGGACCACCGCCCCGGCCCCGGTCGGGGGTACGCTGCGCGCGGCGAGCTTCAACGTGGAGAACTACTTCAATGGGGACGGGTGTGGGGGAGGGTTTCCCACCGCGCGCGGGGCGGTCAACCTGCGGGAGTTCGAGCGGCAGCAGGACAAGCTCGTGAAGGCGCTCGTCGGGCTCCACGCCGATGTGATCGGCCTCGCCGAGATCGAGAACGACGGGTTCGGGCCGGGAAGCGCAATCCACGACCTGGTGGCCGGGATGAACGCCGCCGCACCGATCGGGACGAGCTACGACTACGTCCGCCTGCCCGTCGACCAGGTGGGGACCGATCTGATCACCTGCGCCATCGTCTACCGCACCCAGACCGTCGCCCCGGTGGGGGAGGCGAAGTTCTTGCTCGCTGGCCTGCCGGAGATGAACCGCCCGCCGGTCGCTCAGACGTTCATGCAGAAAGGGAGCGGGGCGAAGTTCACCGTGGTGATGAACCACTTCAAGTCGAAGAGCTCGC contains:
- a CDS encoding ExeM/NucH family extracellular endonuclease; the protein is APTEIAAPGTDALAVAHANALDRIVLDDGSSTKNPDPIPYPASGLSATDTLRDGDAIQGVQGVVTYSYGSYLIEPITPPEFLFLNPRTTAPAPVGGTLRAASFNVENYFNGDGCGGGFPTARGAVNLREFERQQDKLVKALVGLHADVIGLAEIENDGFGPGSAIHDLVAGMNAAAPIGTSYDYVRLPVDQVGTDLITCAIVYRTQTVAPVGEAKFLLAGLPEMNRPPVAQTFMQKGSGAKFTVVMNHFKSKSSRGAYGDDADQGDGQGAWNHNRTEAAKALLNWIATDPTGSGDPDVLIIGDLNAYTREDPITTILSAGYVDLLSRSGDGPDYTYVYKGEAGCLDHALASTSLARQATGAAVWHIDADEPPALGYGTAYKSADQLVSLYRNDPYRSSDHDPIVIGFDLK